CCAGACGGACTTGCCTACCGCAGCCCCGACGGCCCTTGCCAGCTCCTTGTGGGTCCACCCGCCGGGGCGACCATCGTCGGGTTCGTAGATGCGCTGATGGTGCTGCGGATCGTTATTGCACAAGGCGAGAAGCAGGCGCGCAAGGTCGGCGACATGGATGATCGAGGTGCGCCCCGGCGGCGGCATCGGCATGATGCGCCAACGCGCCGCCCGGAACAGCTCGAACATTTCGGTATCGCGCGGACCGTAGACAGCGGGCGGGCGCACCATGGTCCAGTCGAGGCCGCTGGTTTGCACCACTTCCTCGGCCAGCCGTTTCGATTTGCCGTAAAGCGATAGCCCCGGCTCGCGCGCGGCCAGCGAGGACACGTGGATGAACCGGCGCACGCCCTGCTGCCGCGCCGCCGCTACGACATTCTCCGTGCCTGCTACATTGCCTACGTGGAAACCGGCTTCGTCCGGCGCGTTGACGACGCCTGCAATGTGCAGGACGGTAGCTGCGCCCTGCGCCAACTCTGCCAAAGCGGCCTCGTCCTGCAGATCGCCCCTTATCCATGTCACGCCATCGCGAGCGGGCTGATCGCGCCGTGTGAGCGCACGCACGGGTCGGCCCTGCGCCTGCGCCTCATCGAGCACCGCCTGACCCACAAAGCCGGTCGCTCCGGTCACAGCGATGGTCACAGCAGCACCATGTGGTCACGGTGGATAACAGCGGAGCGCGGCGCATAGCCCAGCTGCTCGGCCTGCTCGCTTTCGCGCAGCCCGGCTATCTTGCGGATGTCCGCTGCATCATATTCGCTCAATCCTCTGGCGAAGGCGGTGCCATCCTCGCTGCGGACCTCCACAAGATCGCCGCGCGAAAATTCGCCATCCACCCTTGTGATACCCGCGGCGAGCAGGCTGGCTCCATCATCCAGCAGTGCCCGCCCGCATCCGGCATCGACACTTATCGCACCGGCCGCCGCCAGACGCCCGCCGAGCCAGGCCTTGCGCGCGCCATCCGCGCGGCGCGGGAGGAAAAGCGTACCGCGCTCCTCCGCCATCGCACGGGCGATGGGCGACGGCCCCCGCCCATTGATGATGGCGAGCGCAATACCCGCCCTCTCGGCAATCTGCGCGGCCTGCAATTTAGAGACCATGCCGCCCGATCCGAGGCCGGAGGACGATGCGCTGCTCGCCATGGCCAGGATATCAGGCGTCACACCGTCGACTGTCGAAACCAGCTCGGCATCCGCCTTGCTCGGTTCGCGATCATACAGTCCGTCCACATCGGACAAGAGCAGAACGGCATCCGCACCGCTCGCTTGCGCAACGCGGGCGGCCAGCCGGTCATTGTCACCGAAACGGATTTCCTCGGTCGCAACCGTGTCGTTCTCGTTGACCACCGGCACCAGGCCTTGTTCCAGCAACTTGCCGAGCGTGGCCGACGCATTGAGGTAGCGCCGCCTGTCTTCGAGATCGTCCATCGTCAGCAGCACTTGCGCCGCGCCCAGCCCCTGCGCTGCCAGCGCATCGTGCCATAGTCGCGCCAATGCAATCTGGCCCGCTGCCGCTGCCGCCTGCGCGTGGGAGAGGCTGGCGCGCGCCCGGTCGGTCAAGCCGACGGCACCCGCCCCCAGTGCAATCGCTCCGGAAGAGACGACGACGACCTCCGTCCCGCCATCGCGCAGGGATTTAAGATCGCTTGCGAGCGTGTGCAGCCAATCCGTTTTCGGATGGCCCTCACCGACTATAAGGGCGGAGCCGATTTTCACCACGATGCGCCGCGCGCGTCGCAGGTCGGAAAGGCGGTCGATGGCCATGACCGTCAGCCTAGCGCTTCAATCGAGCGGCGACCAAGGTTTCTTTTCCGCAGCCTCCGCATTGGCATCCGGCAGCGCCTGCGAGGGATTTTCGGTCATCGTGCGATCGGGCAGATAGCCGAGCACCGCATCCAGCAATTTGTCGATGCCATCGCCTGTCGCGCCGGAAATGGGGAAGACATCCTCCGCGCCTGCGGTACGCAGCTCTTCGGCAAAGCCTTCAGCAATTTCCGCATCCGCCAGGTCGATCTTGTTGAGCGCGACAAGGCGGGGCTTGTCTTCCAACGCGGTACCATAGGCGGCCAATTCGCCTTCGACGATCTGCATCGCCTCGACCGGATCGTCTCCAGCAATATCGATCAGGTGAATGAGCACGCGGCAGCGTTCGATATGGCCGAGGAACCGGTCGCCGATCCCCGCTCCGTCTGCCGCACCTTCGATCAGGCCGGGGATATCGGCGAGGACGAATTCGCGCCCCTTGTGGCGGACGACCCCCAGCTTGGGAATGAGCGTAGTAAAGGCATAGTCGCCGACCTTGGCCTGCGCGTTGGAAACGGCGTTGATGAAGGTCGATTTGCCCGCATTGGGCAGGCCGACCAAGCCGGCATCGGCCAGCAGCTTCAGTCGCAGCCACACCCACATTTCCTCACCCGCTTCGCCGGGCTGGTGCTGGCGCGGCGCGCGATTGGTGGCGGATTTATACGATGCGTTGCCCCGCCCGCCCATGCCGCCTTGCAGCAGGACGATCTCCTCACCTTCCTTGGTAAAGTCGGCGAGCACGGTCTCCTTATCCTCGTCCAGCACCTGCGTTCCGACGGGGACTTCGATGACGAGGTCGTCCGCCCCGGCCCCCGTCCTGTCACGGCCCATGCCGTGGCCACCGCGCTTGGCTTTGAAATGCTGCGCGTAGCGGAAATCGATCAGCGTGTTGAGGCCGGGCACCGCGCGCAGGATGATGTCACCACCCCTGCCGCCATTGCCGCCATCGGGCCCGCCGAACTCGATATATTTTTCGCGCCGGAAGCTGACCGCTCCCGGCCCGCCGGCGCCCGATTTCAGAAAGATCTTGGCTTGATCGAGAAAATGCATGCGCCGCCCTTAGGGCAGTTCGCCGACTTTTGCACCTGCCACTTACGTGCCGCAACCCCGAAAAGGCAGCGACAATGCAGTGATGCTATTGCTCGTCCTCGGCATCGGAGGGAATGGGCTGTACGATAGGCGTGCGGTCCGTATCTTCATCCACCGGGATCACTGGGATCAGCACACCTTCCTGGTCGGGCACCGCAACTGTGTCCTCCGGAATGACCTGCGTGATAGCGACGCCCATCTGGCGCTGTTGCGCCGGCGTACCGTACAAGGCCACCCAGCCGGGTTGCGACGCGCCGTAGCGCGCGCCGTGTTCGGCATCCCAAGCGCTGCTGTTCGCGACATATTCGTCATAGGCGCTGTAGAATTGCTCGAACGCCATCTCGTAGCGCTGCAGGCCGGTCATGGCGAACATGCGGAAGTCTTCGGGTGGCGTCGCCAGATACTCCGTCGCCACGTCCAGCGCCGTGCGGCAGAAGAAGCGGCGCGCGGGCGGCAGGGCGAAATAATTGTAAAGACCGGTCGAATATTCTTCCCGGTCGCGAATGGCGGCGCGGCGCACGGCGGTGCGGCCCGTGGGCTCGCCTTCATTGGCAAGCCGGTCACGCGCCTGCTCGCGATAGCGCGCTTCCAGCGCCGCATTCGCTTCGTCGAGAATATCGTCCTGGTCCTGCAGCATCTGGCCATAGCCGAGAAGAATCGGCTCATGCTCGGGCCGCATGCAATTGAGCGCAGCCACATTCCAGCCGGAGCGGAAATGCCAGATGACGTCGTTTTCCGGCAGGCCGGTATTGATCGTCTCGCGCACGCCCAGCACGTTCTTTTCCGGAATGTCCATCCGGTAGGCAGCCTGTGGCGGCGGCAGCGGGCGATAGGGAATGGGCTCGACCACGACCGGCGGAGGCGGCGGTGGCGGCGGGGGCGGTGGAGGCGGCGGCGGAGGCGTGGCGCAGGCTGCCAGCATGGCGACGCCGACAACGGCGGAAATCGCGCGGATGGTGAGAGGTGGCTTGGTCATTATTGCCGCTAATCCTTTATGCCCCCTGCTTTACCCAGCCTGAAGAAAACCGAGCCTGAAGATATTCGGGCCCGACGATACGCCGGCAAGCAAGGCCATCGCTCTAGCGGTGTGGAATCGCAAAGAAAATGCCCGGAATGCAGATTTGCACTCCGGGCATCCGATTTGTGATTCATCTCGTCGCGCGCACCATGAGGATCGCGCGGCGAAAACAGTCCTATTCGCGCGCAGCGCCCATGAAGCGCAGCAGGAAGAGGAACATGTTGATGAAGTCGAGATAGAGGCTCAGCGCGCCCATCACCACCATCTTGCCCAGCGGGAAAGCGGCGGCAGCGGCGGGGTTCGTCATCTTGATCTGCTGGATAGCCAGATATTCCTGCTTCAGGCGCTGCGTATCGTAAGCCGTGAGGCCTGCAAAGATCAGGACGCCGATAAAGCTGATGGCGTACATGAAGGCAGAGCTCTGCAGGAACAGGTTGATGACGCTGGCCACAATCAGGCCGATCACGCCCATGATCAGGAAGCTGCCCCAGCCCGACAGGTCCTTCTGCGTGGTGTAGCCGAACAGGCTGAGACCCGCGAAGGCCGCCGAGGTCGCGAAGAAGGTCGTCGCGATCGAAGCGCCGGTATAGATCAGGAAGATATAGGACAGCGAAAGGCCCATCAGGACCGCAAAGCCCCAGAACATCGCCTGCAGCGTTGTGGTCGAAAAGCGATCGCGGCCGAAGCTCATCGCGAACACGATGGCAAGCGGCGACAGCATGATCACGATGCCGAGAATGCCCTGGTTGAGCGTCTGTGCGAGACCCGTGCGTGCAGCCATCAGGGCCACGATGCCGGTGAGCAACACGCCCGAGGCCATGTAATTGTAGATCGAGAGCATGTGCTTGCGCAGCCCGGCGTCGAACGTCGTGCGCGCGCCTACTTCCCCCGTCTGGCCGGGCGACGTGCCGAAACCCGCGCGGGTCTGGTTGTCGTTCCAATCTGCCATGGTTTTTAAAACTCCAATGTCCCGGCCTCACAAGGCGAGCCGGATTACGCATGATATTGGCAGTTTCGCAGCGTTTTTCAAGCGAAACCGGACGGTTTTGCCTTGCTGTCACATTAACCGTAAATCGCGCTCAGTCGCGGGCTTCGCGGGCCATTTCCGCACTGCGGTCGCGCGCCGCTCTCAGCGTGTCGGACACCAGCCGGGTTAGCGCTTCCTCTTCGTCCAGCACATCCAGCCCCCTGCGGGTCACACCGCCGGGGGAGGCGACCATGTCGGCCAGCTTGCCGGGCGGATGATAGGACCCTGCGGCAAGCGCGGCCGCGCCCTCGGTCATGGCGATGGCAAGTGCGCGCGCCTGATCTTCGGGCAAGCCCAACCGCACCGCCGCGGCGCCCAGAGCATCGATAAAACGATAGATAAAGGCCGGCCCGCTACCCGCCAGCGCAGTAACGAGGTCGTAGCGATCCTCCGCCACCCATTCGGGCGTGCCGAGATGGCGCATCAGCGCGAAGAGATCCTCGCGCCCTGCGTCGTCCAATCCGTCTTCCGCAAGCGCGACCGGCGACTTGCCGAGCGCGCAAGCGAGATTCGGCATGACGCGCACCACGGCTTCCGCTTGCGGGAAATGGCGTCGCAGCGAGGCCAGCTCGGTTCCCGCTAGCACGGAGAGGACTGCCGTGGCTTCGCCGGTTACGCCCTGCAAGGTTGGCGCGATATCGGCCAGCATATGCGGCTTGAAGCCAAGCAGCACGCCGTCGAAATGTCGGCCTTCGGGCACGTCGCGCAGAAGCTCCACATCGCCCGGCACGCTTGCGCGGCTGGGCGTGACGACGGTGAACTTGTCGCGCGGCAGTCCGGCGGCGAGCCAGCCTTCCAGCATGGCCCCGGTCATATTGCCGCAGCCCACGATCAGCATGTTTTCAAACGCCATCGGGGTGCCTTAGGCTTCTCCGGCGGCATCCACCAGCGCCGCGTCCAGCGCCTCACGCGGGGACTTGTCGCCCCACAGCACGAACTGGAAGGCCGGATAGAAGCGGTCGCATTCGGAAATGGCGCTTTCGATGGCCATCTGCGCCATGTCGAGGCTCAGCAGCCCGTCATCGCCCAGCATCAGGCCGTGGCGATACAGCAGCACATTGCCCTGCGACCAGACATCGAAATGTCCCAGCCAGAGCTGCTCGTTGACCAGCGCCAGCAGCTCGTAGGCCGCCTTGCGCTTGTCGTCGGACACTGTGACTTTGGGTAGGCAGAGCAGCTGCAAGACCTTGTCCTCGGCGCGCCAGATGGCGCGCACCTGGTAGGTCGTCCAGCTGCCCGGAACTTCGCCCGTCACCTCGTCATCGCTGACTTGCTCGCAGCTCCAACCATGAGCCTCGAACAGCGCGCCCAGCATTTCGACCGGTGCTGCGTCGTCCGTCTCTTCTATCGTCGCGTGCCGCGTGTTCATGACTGGAAACCGTCGTGCCTTTGCATGTCTGGCTTAATGAAACGCCAACCATATTTCAGGCAAGCGGGGGGTCCGAAAACAGTCGGGCAAAACGTAGCTGGGCTGTTGGCAATTTGTGCACAAGGCTGCGGAGAAGCTGGGCAAAACCCTTAGCCCCGATCAGTCAAGCGACTGAATTACCTCGCCTTCCTGGCTGGTAAAGCCAAACGAATCGACGCCTTCGCCGGCCAGCGCGCTGACCATGGCCTGCGCCTCGCGGGCGGAATCGAAGGGTCCGGTCAGCAGGCGATTGGTCTGGCCCCACGGCGCGCGAAAAGCGTCCGCATCGGCCAGCAAGTCGCCGGCATTGCGCTGGATGCGCCGCCAATCGAAGCGGAAGGCGGAGACATCCTGCCCGGTCGCCACCTGCACCCAATGGCGCGAGGGATGCGCGGGCGGTGCAGGCGCGGCAGGGGGCGGCGCCTCACGCGCGGGCTCGATCGCGGTGATATCGACTGCGCCCGCCGTGGACGGCACGGGCGCGCTTTCCAGCGTGAAGTCGGCAAAGGCTTCGGATAGTTCGACCTGCTGCGGCGCAGGCTCCGGCGTCGCGGCGACCGGTTCGGCAATCGAGAAGGATGGCTGCGCGGCCTCGACGGGCGGGAAGTCTGGCTGTTCTGCGAGAACGGTGGTCGCCGCAGTTGAAGGCTGGCGAGCAGGAGCAGTTGCCGGCGGCGTGCTTGCAGTCGGCGCGGACGAAACCGCAGGCAATTCGCCGGTGGATGCTACGCCGGTTCCGGTTGCGGGGCCAAGCGTTTCGCCCTGCGGCTCCAGCCGGTCGGCGGCAGGGGCCGGGCCGGGCTGACCTTCGGCAGGGCCCATGGCGTTGCCGGACAGTGCCGCGATCTCCGGAGTGTCTCGCCCCATCTGGGCGGCGTCCGGAAATTGACCGAGATTGGCAGCAGCCGCCTGCTGCGCGCGGGTCAGGCGCGGCATAATCCGCAGATACGGCGCCAATCGGGAGGATAGGCGCTGCGGCAGCATGGTTTCCGCAATCGCCACCGCTTCCGCGTCGCGACCGGCAATGGCAAGCGCGAACGCGCGGGTGCGAAAGGCCGACCGGTCCTGTCGCTGGAGCAATGGCAGGAGGATAGCCTCGGATGCCTCGGCATTGCCCGAAATAGCATAGCTCAACGCCAGCCGCCGCACGACTTCTGGCGTCTCGTCGCGCGACAGGGCCTGGCGATAAAAACGCTGCGCCCGGTCGTTGCGGCCGACGAGGTCGTAGGCCAGACCGCGATCCGCGGCATAGGCAGCCATCGGCTCTCCCTGCCTATCCGCGTTGGTAAAAAGCTGCACCGCTGTAGCCGGTTGCCCGCGCCGCATCGCGACCATACCGAGAGAAGCCAGCACGCGCCCGTCATTGGGCGCGATATTCTGCGCTCGCGTCAGAAACGTCTGCGCAGCACTGAGATCACCCAGTTCCAGCGAGGCGCGGCCTGCGGCGATCAGCGATGGCAGCGAATCCGGGTTGCGCGACAAACGGCGCAGCGCATCGTTCAAAGTTTCCTGCGCAGGATTGGGCAGCGCCTGCACCACTTCCTGCGCGCTGGCAGCAGGTGCGCCGAGCGGCATCGCCAAGGCGGCGACACCGCTGGCGATTACGGTAAACTTGCGAAATGAAGCCAATATCATGCGGTTCGCACTATAACGCGCTCGCTGAATAGCGCGAGAACGGCTGACCCGATTTTCCGCCCGACTTACTGGTTATTCTGGCGTCCGAGGAAGCGCGGGATGCGCATGGAGCCGCCATCCTCGTCATCATCGTCGTCGTCATCGTCGTCGCTGGGCGACTGCCGTGAGAGATTGGCCATGCGCTCGAACAGCGTGCTGCCGCCAGCCGCGGCTCCACCGCCGCCTCCAGCGCCGCCGCTGCTGCCTGATCCGGCATTGCTACCGGTCGGCGTTGCATTGTTGTCTCCTGACGGGCCGTCATCGGGATCGTTGGTCCCGGCAGCATCGTCGCCGCCACCGCCGAGCATACGCGCACGGCGACCGCCCTGCGGCTGCACCGGCTCATCCGCCTCGGCGAGGCGGCTGGCGTCGAGCAGCAATTCGTCCTGCGGCGGCTCGTCCTCGGCCGTCGGCTCGACGGTGGCCGGTTCTTCGGCAGGGGCTTCGTCGGTCAATTCCATCGCCGCGTCGAGATCGGCGGCAGTGTCGTCATAGACGGGCGGGACCGGCGCGCGTTCGTCCTCGTCTGCAGGTTCCGGTTCATCGGCGCCGTAACCATCATCGGAACCGACACCAAAGGTGCTGTCATCCGCAGGCGCGGTCAGTTCTGGCTCGGCCATGTCATCGGCAGGTTCGTCGGCTGCCATGTCACCGCCCAGATCAAGAGGTTCATCGTCCTCGGCTGTCAGTTCTGGAGCCTGCTCTTCCATGCCGTCATCGGCGGGAATAGCGAGCGCCGGCGCACGCGGGCCGCGCGTCGTCGAGAGATCGAGCGGACGGGCATTTTCCTGCGGCAGTTGGCCAGTTTGCTCGATGCCCGTGGCGACCACGCTGACGCGGATCTTGCCATCCAGCTCCGGGTTGAAAGCGCTGCCCCAGATGATGTTTGCTTCTGGATCGACAAGCTCGCGAATGTGGTTGGCAGCCTCGTCCACTTCCAGCAGCTTCATATCCTCGCCGCCGATGATGGAGATGATGACGCCTTTCGCGCCCTGCATGGAAACACCGTCCAGCAGCGGGTTGGCAATGGCGTGCTCCGCCGCTTCCAGCGCGCGGTTGTCGCCTTCGCCCTCGCCCGTGCCCATCATGGCCTTGCCCATTTCGCCCATCACGGAGCGCACATCGGCAAAGTCCAGATTGATGAGGCCCGGCATCACCATCAGATCGGTGATGGAACGCACGCCCTGCTGCAGCACTTCGTCTGCCAGCATGAACGCTTCCTTGAAGGTCGTTTCCGCCTTGGCGACCAGGAACAGGTTCTGGTTGGGGATGACGATCAGCGTATCGACATGCTTCTGCAATTCCTCGATCCCGCTTTCGGCGCTGCGCATGCGGCGCGTGCCTTCGAACAGGAACGGCTTGGTCACCACGCCGACGGTCAGGATGCCCCTGTCGCGGGCCACCTGCGCGATGACGGGCGCAGCGCCCGTACCGGTGCCGCCGCCCATACCGGCTGCGATGAAGACCATGTTCACGCCTTCCAGCGCGCGCTCGATCTCCTCGACGGTTTCCTCGGCAGCCGCGCGGCCCACTTCGGGGCGCGATCCTGCACCCAGGCCCTGCGTGATATCCGGTCCCAGCTGGATGCGGTGCTCTGCCGAAGAGCTGTTGAGCGCCTGCGCATCGGTATTGGCGACGATGAAGTCGACGCCTTCGATCTCGGCCTCGATCATGTTGGCGATGGCATTGCCGCCCGCCCCGCCCACACCGATCACGGTAATGCGCGGACGCAGTTCTTCCACGGAGGGCGGGCCGATATTGATGCTCATCTCTTAATCTCCAAAGCAGACGCTCGAATTTCTGCCATTGCACCTGTGCCACAAAGGCAAGGCGTTAATCATAGGTGCCTATACTCTATCCACAGCTAGGATAAGGCCTAAAAATACTCGCGCATGGCGCCCCATACGCGCACGATGCTGGCAAACGGGCCGTAGCTGGCCGTGCGGGTGAAGCGCGATCCGATGCTGCGAATATCGACCGGGTCTTCCGCCGCATAAAGAACAAGCCCGCATAGCGTGGCGAAACCGGGCGCGCTGTGCGCTTCGGGCAGGCCGCGCAGAGCCACCGGTTTGCCGATGCGCGCGGGCACACCCAGCACGCTTTGCGCATAATCGGCAAGGCCCGCCAATTCCGCGCCGCCGCCCGTCAGCACCACCTGCCGCGCGCTGGAGCCGGGCGCTCCGCCGGTAAAGCCCATCGTATCCAATGCCTTGCCGACCTCGCCCATTAATTGGTCGAGCTCGCCCGTGATGACGCCGATCAGCTCGGCCCGCGGCACCTGGCCGGAGCCGTCGCATCCGCGCGCGACGGGCGATGCGGTGGACTCGCCCTGTGCCGTCACCGGGATCATCTCGCGGTGATCTGTCGGGCTGGCGATCGCCGAGCCGGAAACGCATTTCAGCCGTTCTGCCTGGAAGCGGCGCACGGAAAAAGC
This sequence is a window from Aurantiacibacter gangjinensis. Protein-coding genes within it:
- a CDS encoding NAD-dependent epimerase/dehydratase family protein codes for the protein MTIAVTGATGFVGQAVLDEAQAQGRPVRALTRRDQPARDGVTWIRGDLQDEAALAELAQGAATVLHIAGVVNAPDEAGFHVGNVAGTENVVAAARQQGVRRFIHVSSLAAREPGLSLYGKSKRLAEEVVQTSGLDWTMVRPPAVYGPRDTEMFELFRAARWRIMPMPPPGRTSIIHVADLARLLLALCNNDPQHHQRIYEPDDGRPGGWTHKELARAVGAAVGKSVWAPSMPRSVLMFAAKIDRKLRGDGAKLTPDRAKYMAWPDWVSARGKNVPPALWSPQIIGDQGFSDTAAWYRSEGWL
- the proB gene encoding glutamate 5-kinase; this encodes MAIDRLSDLRRARRIVVKIGSALIVGEGHPKTDWLHTLASDLKSLRDGGTEVVVVSSGAIALGAGAVGLTDRARASLSHAQAAAAAGQIALARLWHDALAAQGLGAAQVLLTMDDLEDRRRYLNASATLGKLLEQGLVPVVNENDTVATEEIRFGDNDRLAARVAQASGADAVLLLSDVDGLYDREPSKADAELVSTVDGVTPDILAMASSASSSGLGSGGMVSKLQAAQIAERAGIALAIINGRGPSPIARAMAEERGTLFLPRRADGARKAWLGGRLAAAGAISVDAGCGRALLDDGASLLAAGITRVDGEFSRGDLVEVRSEDGTAFARGLSEYDAADIRKIAGLRESEQAEQLGYAPRSAVIHRDHMVLL
- the obgE gene encoding GTPase ObgE — translated: MHFLDQAKIFLKSGAGGPGAVSFRREKYIEFGGPDGGNGGRGGDIILRAVPGLNTLIDFRYAQHFKAKRGGHGMGRDRTGAGADDLVIEVPVGTQVLDEDKETVLADFTKEGEEIVLLQGGMGGRGNASYKSATNRAPRQHQPGEAGEEMWVWLRLKLLADAGLVGLPNAGKSTFINAVSNAQAKVGDYAFTTLIPKLGVVRHKGREFVLADIPGLIEGAADGAGIGDRFLGHIERCRVLIHLIDIAGDDPVEAMQIVEGELAAYGTALEDKPRLVALNKIDLADAEIAEGFAEELRTAGAEDVFPISGATGDGIDKLLDAVLGYLPDRTMTENPSQALPDANAEAAEKKPWSPLD
- a CDS encoding Bax inhibitor-1/YccA family protein, giving the protein MADWNDNQTRAGFGTSPGQTGEVGARTTFDAGLRKHMLSIYNYMASGVLLTGIVALMAARTGLAQTLNQGILGIVIMLSPLAIVFAMSFGRDRFSTTTLQAMFWGFAVLMGLSLSYIFLIYTGASIATTFFATSAAFAGLSLFGYTTQKDLSGWGSFLIMGVIGLIVASVINLFLQSSAFMYAISFIGVLIFAGLTAYDTQRLKQEYLAIQQIKMTNPAAAAAFPLGKMVVMGALSLYLDFINMFLFLLRFMGAARE
- a CDS encoding pyrroline-5-carboxylate reductase family protein, which translates into the protein MAFENMLIVGCGNMTGAMLEGWLAAGLPRDKFTVVTPSRASVPGDVELLRDVPEGRHFDGVLLGFKPHMLADIAPTLQGVTGEATAVLSVLAGTELASLRRHFPQAEAVVRVMPNLACALGKSPVALAEDGLDDAGREDLFALMRHLGTPEWVAEDRYDLVTALAGSGPAFIYRFIDALGAAAVRLGLPEDQARALAIAMTEGAAALAAGSYHPPGKLADMVASPGGVTRRGLDVLDEEEALTRLVSDTLRAARDRSAEMAREARD
- a CDS encoding YbjN domain-containing protein, yielding MNTRHATIEETDDAAPVEMLGALFEAHGWSCEQVSDDEVTGEVPGSWTTYQVRAIWRAEDKVLQLLCLPKVTVSDDKRKAAYELLALVNEQLWLGHFDVWSQGNVLLYRHGLMLGDDGLLSLDMAQMAIESAISECDRFYPAFQFVLWGDKSPREALDAALVDAAGEA
- a CDS encoding tetratricopeptide repeat protein, translating into MASFRKFTVIASGVAALAMPLGAPAASAQEVVQALPNPAQETLNDALRRLSRNPDSLPSLIAAGRASLELGDLSAAQTFLTRAQNIAPNDGRVLASLGMVAMRRGQPATAVQLFTNADRQGEPMAAYAADRGLAYDLVGRNDRAQRFYRQALSRDETPEVVRRLALSYAISGNAEASEAILLPLLQRQDRSAFRTRAFALAIAGRDAEAVAIAETMLPQRLSSRLAPYLRIMPRLTRAQQAAAANLGQFPDAAQMGRDTPEIAALSGNAMGPAEGQPGPAPAADRLEPQGETLGPATGTGVASTGELPAVSSAPTASTPPATAPARQPSTAATTVLAEQPDFPPVEAAQPSFSIAEPVAATPEPAPQQVELSEAFADFTLESAPVPSTAGAVDITAIEPAREAPPPAAPAPPAHPSRHWVQVATGQDVSAFRFDWRRIQRNAGDLLADADAFRAPWGQTNRLLTGPFDSAREAQAMVSALAGEGVDSFGFTSQEGEVIQSLD
- the ftsZ gene encoding cell division protein FtsZ produces the protein MSINIGPPSVEELRPRITVIGVGGAGGNAIANMIEAEIEGVDFIVANTDAQALNSSSAEHRIQLGPDITQGLGAGSRPEVGRAAAEETVEEIERALEGVNMVFIAAGMGGGTGTGAAPVIAQVARDRGILTVGVVTKPFLFEGTRRMRSAESGIEELQKHVDTLIVIPNQNLFLVAKAETTFKEAFMLADEVLQQGVRSITDLMVMPGLINLDFADVRSVMGEMGKAMMGTGEGEGDNRALEAAEHAIANPLLDGVSMQGAKGVIISIIGGEDMKLLEVDEAANHIRELVDPEANIIWGSAFNPELDGKIRVSVVATGIEQTGQLPQENARPLDLSTTRGPRAPALAIPADDGMEEQAPELTAEDDEPLDLGGDMAADEPADDMAEPELTAPADDSTFGVGSDDGYGADEPEPADEDERAPVPPVYDDTAADLDAAMELTDEAPAEEPATVEPTAEDEPPQDELLLDASRLAEADEPVQPQGGRRARMLGGGGDDAAGTNDPDDGPSGDNNATPTGSNAGSGSSGGAGGGGGAAAGGSTLFERMANLSRQSPSDDDDDDDDDEDGGSMRIPRFLGRQNNQ